The Xanthobacter flavus genome includes a window with the following:
- the accC gene encoding acetyl-CoA carboxylase biotin carboxylase subunit, translated as MFRKILIANRGEIALRILRACKELGIATVAVHSTADADAMHVRLADESVCIGPPPARESYLNIPSLLAACEITGADAVHPGYGFLAENARFAEILADHNIHFIGPKAEHIRIMGDKIEAKKTAQSLGIPVVPGSDGGIHSDEEAHRVAAGIGFPVLVKAAAGGGGRGMKVAMTADDLSQALSTARTEAKAAFGDDAVYLEKYLSTPRHIEVQVLGDGKGHAIHLGERDCSLQRRHQKVWEEAPSPVITAAQRAEIGETCAAAMRKLGYLGVGTIEFLYENDRFYFIEMNTRIQVEHPVTEMVTGIDLINEQIRVAAGEPLTLQQSDVVMEGHAIECRVNAEHPTTFRPSPGKITHYHVPGGLGIRVDSNAYQGYVIPPTYDSLVGKLIVHGKTRDECLRRLRRALDEFVVDGIDTTLPLFRTLVRTRDVAEGQYDIHWLEHFLAEGEGKSVG; from the coding sequence ATGTTCAGAAAAATCCTCATCGCCAACCGCGGCGAGATCGCGCTGCGCATCCTGCGCGCCTGCAAGGAGCTGGGCATCGCGACGGTGGCGGTGCATTCCACCGCCGATGCCGACGCCATGCATGTGCGCCTCGCCGACGAGAGCGTGTGCATCGGCCCGCCGCCGGCCCGCGAGAGCTATCTCAACATCCCCTCGCTGCTCGCGGCCTGCGAGATCACCGGGGCGGATGCGGTGCATCCGGGCTACGGCTTTCTCGCCGAGAATGCACGCTTCGCCGAGATCCTCGCCGACCACAACATCCACTTCATCGGCCCCAAGGCGGAACACATCCGCATCATGGGCGACAAGATCGAGGCCAAGAAGACGGCGCAGTCCCTCGGCATCCCCGTTGTGCCGGGCTCCGATGGCGGCATCCACTCGGACGAGGAGGCGCACCGCGTCGCGGCCGGGATCGGCTTTCCGGTTCTGGTGAAGGCGGCCGCCGGTGGTGGCGGGCGTGGCATGAAGGTGGCGATGACCGCCGACGACTTGTCGCAGGCCCTCTCCACGGCCCGCACCGAGGCCAAGGCTGCCTTCGGCGACGATGCGGTCTATCTGGAGAAGTATCTCTCCACCCCGCGCCACATCGAGGTGCAGGTGCTGGGCGACGGCAAGGGCCACGCCATCCACCTCGGCGAGCGCGACTGCTCGCTCCAGCGCCGCCATCAGAAGGTGTGGGAAGAGGCCCCGTCTCCGGTCATCACCGCCGCCCAGCGGGCGGAGATCGGCGAGACCTGCGCCGCTGCCATGCGCAAGCTCGGCTATCTGGGCGTCGGGACCATCGAGTTCCTGTACGAGAATGACCGCTTCTACTTCATCGAGATGAACACCCGCATTCAGGTGGAGCATCCGGTGACGGAGATGGTGACCGGCATCGACCTCATTAACGAGCAGATCCGCGTCGCCGCCGGAGAGCCTCTCACGCTCCAGCAGAGCGATGTGGTGATGGAAGGCCACGCCATCGAGTGCCGCGTGAACGCCGAGCACCCGACCACCTTCCGCCCGTCGCCCGGCAAGATCACGCACTACCATGTGCCCGGCGGCCTCGGCATCCGCGTGGATTCCAACGCCTATCAGGGCTACGTCATCCCGCCCACCTACGACAGCCTCGTCGGTAAGCTCATCGTTCACGGCAAGACGCGCGACGAGTGCCTGCGCCGCCTGCGCCGGGCCCTGGACGAGTTCGTGGTGGACGGCATCGACACCACCCTGCCGCTGTTCCGCACGCTGGTGCGCACCCGCGACGTCGCCGAGGGCCAGTACGACATCCACTGGCTGGAGCATTTCCTGGCCGAGGGCGAGGGCAAGTCCGTCGGCTGA
- the eda gene encoding bifunctional 4-hydroxy-2-oxoglutarate aldolase/2-dehydro-3-deoxy-phosphogluconate aldolase produces MSLPSPLSFVAKAPVVPVVVIERLEDAVPLARALVEGGLPLIEVTLRTPVALEALRLIAAEVEGAIAGAGTVINHAQIDATIAAGATFLVSPGTTPELASAFTETPIPVMAGCATASEAMRLAELGFEVLKFFPAEASGGAAFLKSIAGPLPHLRFCPTGGIGPANAGDYLALPNVVAVGGSWVVPSDAIRAGDFGKVRELATAASQLKRAAKFG; encoded by the coding sequence ATGAGCCTTCCGAGCCCGCTTTCCTTCGTCGCCAAGGCCCCGGTGGTGCCGGTCGTGGTCATCGAGCGCCTTGAGGATGCCGTGCCGCTCGCCCGCGCGCTGGTGGAGGGCGGTCTGCCGCTCATCGAGGTCACGCTGCGCACGCCGGTTGCGCTGGAGGCGCTGCGGCTGATCGCGGCCGAGGTGGAGGGCGCCATCGCCGGCGCGGGCACGGTCATCAATCACGCGCAGATCGACGCCACCATCGCGGCGGGCGCCACCTTCCTCGTCAGCCCCGGCACGACGCCGGAGCTGGCCTCTGCCTTCACCGAGACGCCGATCCCCGTCATGGCGGGCTGCGCCACGGCCTCCGAGGCCATGCGGCTGGCGGAACTGGGTTTCGAGGTGCTGAAGTTCTTCCCGGCGGAGGCCTCGGGCGGCGCGGCCTTCCTGAAGTCGATCGCCGGCCCACTGCCCCACCTGCGCTTCTGCCCGACCGGGGGGATCGGCCCGGCGAATGCGGGCGACTATCTCGCTTTGCCCAACGTGGTAGCGGTTGGCGGCTCCTGGGTCGTGCCGAGCGACGCAATCCGCGCCGGTGACTTTGGCAAGGTCCGCGAGCTGGCGACGGCCGCCTCCCAGCTCAAGCGGGCGGCCAAGTTCGGCTGA
- the amaB gene encoding L-piperidine-6-carboxylate dehydrogenase codes for MARFPVTGEISADADALLARLGISDDRLTGTREAVTPLTGEVIARVADMDAPAVQDAIGRAHSAFLEWRIVPAPRRGELVRLFGEELRAAKADLAALVTLEAGKITSEGLGEVQEMIDICDFATGLSRQLHGLTIATERPDHRMMETWHPMGVVGVISAFNFPVAVWAWNAALALVCGNSVVWKPSEKTPLTALAVDAIFARAAVRFGGVPEGLSTLVLGGRAAGEALVDDPRVPVISATGSSAMGRHVGPRVAQRFGRAILELGGNNAAIVCPSADLDLTLRAVAFAAMGTAGQRCTTLRRLMVHDSVYDALLPRLKSAYASVSVGDPRAEGTLVGPLIDAGAFEAMQVALEAARAVGGVVTGGERLGAEFALDGYYVRPALVEMPAQTDTVAAETFAPILYVLRYSDLADAIRLNNEVPQGLASAIFTTDLREAERFLSAAGSDCGIANVNIGPSGAEIGGAFGGEKETGGGREAGSDSWKAYMRRATNTINYGSSLPLAQGVTFDVG; via the coding sequence TTGCTCGCCCGGCTCGGCATCTCGGATGATCGCCTCACGGGTACGCGGGAGGCGGTGACGCCATTGACCGGGGAAGTCATCGCCCGCGTGGCTGACATGGACGCTCCAGCGGTTCAGGACGCCATCGGCCGCGCGCATTCCGCCTTTCTGGAATGGCGCATAGTGCCTGCGCCGCGACGGGGTGAACTCGTACGCCTGTTCGGCGAGGAACTGCGCGCCGCCAAGGCGGACCTCGCCGCGCTGGTGACGCTGGAGGCCGGCAAGATCACCTCCGAGGGCCTCGGCGAGGTGCAGGAGATGATCGACATCTGCGATTTCGCCACCGGCCTCTCCCGTCAGCTCCATGGCCTCACCATCGCCACCGAGCGGCCGGATCACCGGATGATGGAGACCTGGCACCCCATGGGAGTCGTGGGCGTCATCTCCGCCTTCAATTTCCCCGTGGCGGTGTGGGCATGGAACGCCGCGCTGGCCCTCGTCTGCGGCAATTCCGTCGTGTGGAAGCCGTCGGAGAAGACACCGCTCACCGCCCTTGCCGTGGACGCCATCTTCGCCCGCGCCGCCGTCCGGTTCGGTGGTGTGCCGGAGGGGCTCTCCACCCTCGTGCTGGGGGGCCGCGCGGCCGGCGAGGCGCTGGTGGATGACCCGCGCGTGCCCGTCATCTCCGCCACCGGCTCAAGCGCCATGGGCCGCCATGTGGGGCCACGCGTGGCGCAGCGCTTCGGACGGGCAATCCTGGAACTCGGCGGCAACAACGCCGCCATCGTCTGCCCCTCGGCGGACCTCGATCTGACGCTGCGTGCGGTCGCCTTCGCGGCCATGGGCACCGCCGGCCAGCGCTGCACCACTCTGCGGCGGCTGATGGTGCACGACAGCGTGTATGACGCGCTCCTGCCCCGGCTGAAGTCGGCCTACGCCTCTGTCAGCGTGGGCGATCCCCGCGCCGAGGGCACGCTGGTGGGTCCGCTCATCGATGCCGGCGCGTTCGAGGCCATGCAGGTGGCTCTGGAAGCCGCGCGCGCGGTGGGCGGGGTCGTCACTGGCGGGGAGCGGCTGGGGGCCGAATTCGCGCTCGATGGCTATTATGTTCGCCCGGCGCTGGTGGAGATGCCCGCGCAGACGGACACGGTGGCGGCGGAGACCTTCGCGCCCATTCTCTATGTGCTGCGCTACTCCGACCTCGCCGATGCCATCCGCCTCAACAACGAGGTGCCACAGGGGCTCGCGTCCGCCATCTTCACCACGGACCTGCGCGAGGCTGAGCGCTTTCTCTCGGCGGCAGGTTCGGATTGCGGCATCGCGAACGTGAACATCGGCCCCTCGGGCGCGGAGATCGGCGGCGCGTTCGGCGGCGAGAAGGAGACCGGCGGCGGACGCGAGGCCGGATCCGACAGTTGGAAGGCCTACATGCGCCGCGCCACCAACACCATCAATTACGGCTCGAGCCTGCCGCTGGCACAGGGCGTGACCTTCGACGTGGGATGA